In one window of Henckelia pumila isolate YLH828 chromosome 1, ASM3356847v2, whole genome shotgun sequence DNA:
- the LOC140876116 gene encoding uncharacterized protein produces the protein MATLPPSSLRLPKPSSAFPSSARLNSPPRNFTILRAATEEDPSPDEPESEPGTEDSFENRLYKIRLRNRSGTGKKAELRKSKKGKKSGSGSGSGSGSSIFLPPVPLKEAVSEGLSVEFGFSSFAERIHGRLAILGLCALLSVELATGQGVISYHSPAIIFIQLYFVAAVSALYVKYEKEKVSVWP, from the coding sequence ATGGCGACTCTACCACCTTCGTCTCTCCGACTCCCCAAACCAAGCTCAGCATTCCCATCCTCGGCCCGCCTGAACTCGCCGCCTCGAAATTTCACTATCCTCCGCGCCGCAACCGAAGAAGATCCCTCCCCAGACGAGCCCGAATCCGAACCAGGCACGGAAGACAGCTTCGAAAACCGCCTGTACAAGATCCGCCTTCGTAACCGCAGTGGCACGGGCAAGAAAGCGGAGCTTCGGAAAAGCAAAAAAGGGAAGAAAAGTGGGTCCGGATCAGGATCAGGATCTGGGTCGAGCATTTTCCTGCCTCCGGTGCCGCTTAAAGAAGCTGTGTCTGAAGGGTTGAGTGTGGAATTCGGGTTCAGCTCTTTTGCGGAGCGTATCCACGGCCGGCTTGCCATTCTTGGATTATGTGCTCTGTTATCAGTGGAGTTGGCGACTGGACAGGGAGTGATAAGCTATCATTCACCAGCTATTATTTTCATTCAGTTGTATTTCGTGGCTGCTGTTTCTGCTTTGTATGTCAAGTATGAGAAGGAGAAAGTGAGTGTGTGGCCATAG
- the LOC140886465 gene encoding ATPase 10, plasma membrane-type isoform X1, whose translation MDADLNEPLLSPHSFSGRRIDLERLPLEEVFEHLETSESGLSTEDAEARLLMFGLNLLEEKPENKFLKFLSFMWNPLSWVMEAAAVMAIALANGGSQGPDWEDFAGIVCLLLINSTISFIEENNAGNAAAALMARLAPMTKVLRDGKWQEQDASILVPGDIISIKLGDITPADARLLEGDPLKIDQSALTGESLPVTKKTGDLVFSGSTCKLGEIEAVVIATGVHTFFGKAAQLVESTEVTGHLQKVLKSIGNFCICSIAVGMIFESIVMIFVQKRSYRTAVNNLLVLLIGGIPIAMPTVLSVTLAIGSHRLSQQGAITKRITAIEEMAGMDVLCSDKTGTLTLNCLTIDSNLIEVFDRYMDKDSIVLLAARASRLENQDAIDTAIINMLGDPKEARSNITEVHFLPFNPVDKRTAITYIDSDGKWYRASKGAPEQILNLCKDKKYIAEKVHTLVDKFAEWGLRSLAVAFQEVPEKSKESSGGAWRFCGLLPLFDPPRHDSAETIRRALNLGVSVKMITGDQLAIAKETGRRLGMGTNMYPSTSLLGHDKDEHEALPVDELIEKADGFAGVFPEHKYEIVKILQQKKHVCGMTGDGVNDAPALKKADIGIAVSAATDAARSAADMVLTEPGLSVIISAVLTSRAIFQRMKNYTIYAVSITIRIVFGFTLLALIWQYDFPPFMVLIIAILNDGTIITISKDRVKPSPRPDSWKLYTIFATGIVMGTYLALVTVLFYWLAFSTNFFEIHFHTKSLSQSTEEMSSAVYLQVSILSQALIFVTRSRRSWSFSERPGTLLICAFIVAQLVATLIAVYAHISFAPVKGIGWRWAGVIWLYSLVFYVPLDVIKFTISYALSGEAWNLVFERKTAFTSKDYGKKEREARWVVSQRNLQGLLRSNSDKYRGPSPIGVAEQTRHHAEITRPGELHNLRGHIESVARLKNLDSEKIQKCHTI comes from the exons ATGGATGCAGATTTAAACGAACCGTTGTTGAGTCCGCATTCTTTCAGTGGACGACGTATTGATCTG GAAAGATTGCCGCTGGAAGAGGTTTTCGAACATTTGGAAACATCTGAATCAGGACTATCAACCGAGGATGCAGAGGCGCGACTCCTGATGTTTGGGTTGAATCTTCTGGAAGAGAAACCG GAAAACAAGTTTTTGAAGTTTCTTAGTTTCATGTGGAATCCTTTGTCGTGGGTGATGGAAGCTGCGGCGGTCATGGCAATAGCTCTAGCTAATGGCGGA AGTCAGGGACCAGACTGGGAGGATTTCGCGGGTATAGTTTGCTTGTTACTGATAAATTCGACTATTAGTTTTATCGAGGAAAACAATGCAGGGAATGCGGCAGCAGCGCTTATGGCACGCTTAGCTCCAATGACAAAG GTCCTAAGAGATGGGAAGTGGCAAGAACAAGATGCATCTATTCTAGTACCAGGTGACATAATCAGCATAAAGCTAGGGGATATAACCCCAGCAGATGCGCGCCTGCTTGAGGGAGACCCCTTAAAAATTGATCAG TCAGCTCTTACCGGAGAATCTCTACCTGTCACCAAGAAGACTGGCGACTTAGTCTTTTCTGGTTCAACTTGCAAACTTGGTGAAATCGAAGCTGTGGTAATAGCTACTGGTGTTCACACTTTCTTTGGAAAAGCTGCACAACTAGTAGAATCTACTGAAGTTACAGGCCATCTCCAGAAG GTCTTGAAGTCAATTGGAAACTTTTGCATTTGCTCTATAGCAGTTGGAATGATATTTGAAAGCATTGTAATGATCTTTGTTCAGAAACGTTCGTATAGGACTGCAGTCAACAACTTACTGGTGCTCTTAATTGGAGGAATTCCCATTGCTATGCCTACAGTATTATCTGTCACACTTGCTATTGGCTCACATCGCCTCTCCCAGCAG GGTGCAATTACAAAGAGGATAACAGCTATTGAAGAGATGGCTGGAATGGATGTTCTATGCAGTGATAAAACTGGAACCCTTACACTAAATTGTCTTACGATTGACTCGAACCTTATTGAG GTATTTGACAGATACATGGACAAGGACTCTATTGTTTTACTAGCTGCAAGAGCATCACGACTGGAGAATCAAGATGCTATCGACACTGCAATTATTAACATGCTTGGTGATCCAAAAGAG GCACGTTCGAATATCACAGAAGTGCATTTCCTTCCATTCAATCCTGTGGACAAACGTACCGCAATTACGTATATTGACTCTGATGGCAAGTGGTATCGTGCCAGCAAAGGAGCTCCTGAGCAG ATCCTGAATTTATGCAAAGACAAAAAATACATTGCTGAAAAGGTGCACACACTTGTTGACAAGTTTGCTGAATGGGGTTTACGTTCTCTTGCCGTTGCCTTTCAG gaaGTTCCAGAAAAATCAAAGGAGAGCTCGGGTGGGGCCTGGAGATTTTGTGGATTATTACCCTTATTCGATCCACCAAGACATGACAGTGCTGAAACCATTCGCCGAGCACTTAATCTGGGAGTCTCTGTCAAAATGATAACAG GCGATCAATTAGCAATAGCAAAAGAGACAGGTCGGCGACTTGGCATGGGAACAAATATGTACCCTTCTACATCATTGTTAGGCCATGACAAAGATGAACATGAAGCTCTTCCAGTGGATGAGCTTATTGAAAAAGCAGATGGATTTGCTGGTGTCTTTCCTG AACACAAGTATGAAATAGTAAAAATCCTACAGCAAAAGAAGCATGTATGTGGAATGACTGGAGATGGTGTAAATGATGCACCGGCTCTAAAGAAGGCCGATATAGGAATAGCAGTATCTGCTGCTACAGATGCCGCTCGGAGTGCTGCTGATATGGTTTTGACAGAGCCAGGCTTAAGTGTTATTATCAGCGCTGTTTTAACTAGCAGAGCTATATTCCAAAGGATGAAAAACTATACA ATATATGCTGTCTCCATAACTATTAGGATCGTG TTTGGATTTACACTACTAGCACTGATATGGCAATATGACTTCCCTCCTTTCATGGTTCTGATAATAGCAATACTGAATGATG GCACCATAATTACTATTTCGAAAGATAGAGTAAAGCCATCTCCTAGGCCAGATAGTTGGAAGCTCTACACAATATTTGCCACTGGGATTGTTATGGGCACCTATCTTGCATTAGTTACCGTCTTATTTTACTGGTTAGCATTTAGCACCAATTTTTTCGAG ATACATTTCCACACAAAATCTCTGTCACAGAGTACAGAAGAAATGTCATCTGCAGTTTATCTGCAAGTCAGCATTCTTAGTCAGGCATTGATATTTGTTACCCGTAGCCGCCGCAGCTGGTCATTCAGCGAGAGGCCTGGAACCTTATTGATTTGTGCTTTTATTGTTGCTCAACTG GTAGCTACTTTGATTGCAGTATATGCACATATTAGCTTTGCTCCAGTTAAAGGCATCGGATGGCGCTGGGCAGGTGTTATATGGTTATATAGTCTTGTCTTCTACGTTCCTCTTGATGTCATCAAGTTCACAATTAGCTATGCTTTGAGTGGAGAAGCATGGAACTTAGTTTTTGAAAGGAAG ACGGCTTTTACGTCAAAAGACTATGGGAAGAAAGAGAGGGAAGCCAGGTGGGTGGTTTCTCAAAGGAATCTGCAGGGCTTACTCAGGTCAAATTCTGATAAATATAGGGGGCCTTCTCCAATCGGCGTCGCCGAGCAAACCCGTCATCATGCTGAAATCACCAG GCCTGGAGAATTGCATAATCTTAGAGGTCATATAGAGTCAGTGGCAAGGCTCAAGAACTTGGATTCTGAGAAAATACAGAAATGTCACACAATTTGA
- the LOC140891106 gene encoding O-fucosyltransferase 36-like — MMEREHSDEEEDHENLISQNARSSDANHRRSSFQIDDFKDQISSTSRKCHKRYLFAVFLPLMILLLYFTTDLKNLFQTRIPTAKDLGENPSVNRMRESELRALSLLKQQEIELFKTWNRTALVTKLYLDDVKNGGVVNRSSFDGGDKGIVTSSMLEDLKSRVFSEISLNKQIQGVLLSSHESGDFVDLNENYTDASFGGWSRCGKVDQRLSERKTVEWKPKSNKYLFAICTSGQMSNHLICLEKHMFFAALLNRVLVIPSAKVDYEFHRVLDIENINKCVGRKVVVTFEELLESKKNSVHIDKFLCYFSLPQPCFVDDDHVKKLKGLGLTFGKIEAVWKEDVKNPKAKTVQDVLGKFTSDDDVIAVGDMFFADVERDRVMQSGGPIAHKCKTLLEPNRLILLTAQRFIQTFLGKDFIALHFRRHGFLKFCNAKKPSCFYPVPQAADCINRVVERAGTPVIYLSTDAAASETGLLQSLLTWNGKTVPLVHRPARNFAEKWDALLYRHGLEEDPQVEAMLDKTICALSTVFIGSSGSTFTEDILRLRKDWGSASLCDEYLCQGENPNFIAEDE; from the exons ATGATGGAACGCGAGCACTCTGATGAAGAGGAGGATCACGAAAACCTAATTTCTCAGAATGCCAGGTCCAGCGACGCCAACCACCGCCGTTCCTCGTTCCAGATCGACGATTTCAAGGATCAAATCTCGAGCACCTCCCGCAAATGCCATAAGAGGTATCTTTTTGCGGTTTTCTTGCCCCTCATGATATTGTTGCTCTATTTTACGACGGACCTGAAGAACCTTTTCCAAACCCGCATACCGACGGCTAAGGATCTCGGAGAAAATCCTTCGGTTAATCGTATGCGCGAGTCTGAATTGCGCGCTCTGAGTTTGCTTAAGCAGCAGGAAATTGAGCTCTTCAAAACGTGGAATAGGACCGCATTGGTGACAAAATtgtatcttgatgatgtgaagaATGGCGGTGTGGTGAATCGGAGTTCTTTTGACGGTGGTGATAAAGGCATTGTGACTTCTTCAATGCTCGAGGACTTGAAATCTCGTGTTTTCAGCGAAATTTCATTGAACAAACAAATTCAAGGGGTTCTTTTGTCATCCCATGAAAGTGGGGATTTCGTGGATTTGAATGAGAACTACACAGATGCAAGTTTTGGGGGTTGGAGCAGGTGCGGGAAGGTGGATCAGAGGTTATCTGAGAGGAAGACTGTTGAGTGGAAGCCGAAATCAAACAAGTATCTGTTTGCAATTTGTACTTCTGGTCAAATGTCGAATCATTTGATCTGTTTGGAGAAGCACATGTTCTTTGCAGCTTTGCTCAATCGTGTTTTGGTGATCCCTAGTGCAAAGGTTGATTACGAGTTCCATCGGGTACTggatattgagaatattaaCAAGTGTGTGGGAAGGAAAGTTGTGGTCACGTTTGAGGAATTGTTGGAGAGTAAGAAGAATTCTGTGCATATCGACAAATTCTTATGCTATTTCTCATTGCCGCAGCCTTGTTTTGTGGATGATGATCATGTGAAGAAATTGAAGGGGTTGGGTCTCACATTTGGTAAGATTGAAGCGGTTTGGAAGGAGGATGTGAAGAATCCAAAGGCAAAAACGGTTCAGGATGTCTTAGGTAAGTTTACCTCGGATGATGATGTTATCGCAGTTGGAGACATGTTCTTTGCAGATGTGGAGAGGGACCGGGTGATGCAGTCTGGTGGTCCTATTGCCCACAAATGTAAGACACTGCTGGAGCCAAATCGGCTTATTCTGCTCACTGCTCAACGTTTTATTCAGACATTCCTTGGGAAGGACTTCATAGCTCTTCATTTTCGGCGACATGGTTTCTTGAAATTCTG CAACGCCAAGAAACCAAGCTGCTTTTACCCTGTTCCTCAAGCTGCAGATTGCATAAATAGAGTGGTTGAACGGGCTGGCACTCCTGTGATATATCTTTCTACAGATGCTGCAGCAAGTGAAACTGGTTTACTGCAGTCACTCCTTACCTGGAATGGGAAGACTGTGCCACTTGTTCATAGACCTGCACGTAATTTTGCTGAAAAGTGGGATGCTCTTCTATACAGGCATGGACTTGAGGAAGATCCTCAG GTGGAAGCAATGTTAGATAAGACTATTTGTGCTCTGTCTACCGTGTTTATTGGATCCTCTGGGTCTACATTTACGGAAGATATCTTGCGGCTTCGTAAGGACTGGGGATCAGCATCTTTATGTGATGAATACCTGTGTCAGGGTGAAAATCCGAATTTTATTGCAGAAGATGAGTGA
- the LOC140886465 gene encoding ATPase 10, plasma membrane-type isoform X2, producing MDADLNEPLLSPHSFSGRRIDLERLPLEEVFEHLETSESGLSTEDAEARLLMFGLNLLEEKPENKFLKFLSFMWNPLSWVMEAAAVMAIALANGGSQGPDWEDFAGIVCLLLINSTISFIEENNAGNAAAALMARLAPMTKVLRDGKWQEQDASILVPGDIISIKLGDITPADARLLEGDPLKIDQSALTGESLPVTKKTGDLVFSGSTCKLGEIEAVVIATGVHTFFGKAAQLVESTEVTGHLQKVLKSIGNFCICSIAVGMIFESIVMIFVQKRSYRTAVNNLLVLLIGGIPIAMPTVLSVTLAIGSHRLSQQGAITKRITAIEEMAGMDVLCSDKTGTLTLNCLTIDSNLIEVFDRYMDKDSIVLLAARASRLENQDAIDTAIINMLGDPKEARSNITEVHFLPFNPVDKRTAITYIDSDGKWYRASKGAPEQILNLCKDKKYIAEKVHTLVDKFAEWGLRSLAVAFQEVPEKSKESSGGAWRFCGLLPLFDPPRHDSAETIRRALNLGVSVKMITGDQLAIAKETGRRLGMGTNMYPSTSLLGHDKDEHEALPVDELIEKADGFAGVFPEHKYEIVKILQQKKHVCGMTGDGVNDAPALKKADIGIAVSAATDAARSAADMVLTEPGLSVIISAVLTSRAIFQRMKNYTIYAVSITIRIVIHFHTKSLSQSTEEMSSAVYLQVSILSQALIFVTRSRRSWSFSERPGTLLICAFIVAQLVATLIAVYAHISFAPVKGIGWRWAGVIWLYSLVFYVPLDVIKFTISYALSGEAWNLVFERKTAFTSKDYGKKEREARWVVSQRNLQGLLRSNSDKYRGPSPIGVAEQTRHHAEITRPGELHNLRGHIESVARLKNLDSEKIQKCHTI from the exons ATGGATGCAGATTTAAACGAACCGTTGTTGAGTCCGCATTCTTTCAGTGGACGACGTATTGATCTG GAAAGATTGCCGCTGGAAGAGGTTTTCGAACATTTGGAAACATCTGAATCAGGACTATCAACCGAGGATGCAGAGGCGCGACTCCTGATGTTTGGGTTGAATCTTCTGGAAGAGAAACCG GAAAACAAGTTTTTGAAGTTTCTTAGTTTCATGTGGAATCCTTTGTCGTGGGTGATGGAAGCTGCGGCGGTCATGGCAATAGCTCTAGCTAATGGCGGA AGTCAGGGACCAGACTGGGAGGATTTCGCGGGTATAGTTTGCTTGTTACTGATAAATTCGACTATTAGTTTTATCGAGGAAAACAATGCAGGGAATGCGGCAGCAGCGCTTATGGCACGCTTAGCTCCAATGACAAAG GTCCTAAGAGATGGGAAGTGGCAAGAACAAGATGCATCTATTCTAGTACCAGGTGACATAATCAGCATAAAGCTAGGGGATATAACCCCAGCAGATGCGCGCCTGCTTGAGGGAGACCCCTTAAAAATTGATCAG TCAGCTCTTACCGGAGAATCTCTACCTGTCACCAAGAAGACTGGCGACTTAGTCTTTTCTGGTTCAACTTGCAAACTTGGTGAAATCGAAGCTGTGGTAATAGCTACTGGTGTTCACACTTTCTTTGGAAAAGCTGCACAACTAGTAGAATCTACTGAAGTTACAGGCCATCTCCAGAAG GTCTTGAAGTCAATTGGAAACTTTTGCATTTGCTCTATAGCAGTTGGAATGATATTTGAAAGCATTGTAATGATCTTTGTTCAGAAACGTTCGTATAGGACTGCAGTCAACAACTTACTGGTGCTCTTAATTGGAGGAATTCCCATTGCTATGCCTACAGTATTATCTGTCACACTTGCTATTGGCTCACATCGCCTCTCCCAGCAG GGTGCAATTACAAAGAGGATAACAGCTATTGAAGAGATGGCTGGAATGGATGTTCTATGCAGTGATAAAACTGGAACCCTTACACTAAATTGTCTTACGATTGACTCGAACCTTATTGAG GTATTTGACAGATACATGGACAAGGACTCTATTGTTTTACTAGCTGCAAGAGCATCACGACTGGAGAATCAAGATGCTATCGACACTGCAATTATTAACATGCTTGGTGATCCAAAAGAG GCACGTTCGAATATCACAGAAGTGCATTTCCTTCCATTCAATCCTGTGGACAAACGTACCGCAATTACGTATATTGACTCTGATGGCAAGTGGTATCGTGCCAGCAAAGGAGCTCCTGAGCAG ATCCTGAATTTATGCAAAGACAAAAAATACATTGCTGAAAAGGTGCACACACTTGTTGACAAGTTTGCTGAATGGGGTTTACGTTCTCTTGCCGTTGCCTTTCAG gaaGTTCCAGAAAAATCAAAGGAGAGCTCGGGTGGGGCCTGGAGATTTTGTGGATTATTACCCTTATTCGATCCACCAAGACATGACAGTGCTGAAACCATTCGCCGAGCACTTAATCTGGGAGTCTCTGTCAAAATGATAACAG GCGATCAATTAGCAATAGCAAAAGAGACAGGTCGGCGACTTGGCATGGGAACAAATATGTACCCTTCTACATCATTGTTAGGCCATGACAAAGATGAACATGAAGCTCTTCCAGTGGATGAGCTTATTGAAAAAGCAGATGGATTTGCTGGTGTCTTTCCTG AACACAAGTATGAAATAGTAAAAATCCTACAGCAAAAGAAGCATGTATGTGGAATGACTGGAGATGGTGTAAATGATGCACCGGCTCTAAAGAAGGCCGATATAGGAATAGCAGTATCTGCTGCTACAGATGCCGCTCGGAGTGCTGCTGATATGGTTTTGACAGAGCCAGGCTTAAGTGTTATTATCAGCGCTGTTTTAACTAGCAGAGCTATATTCCAAAGGATGAAAAACTATACA ATATATGCTGTCTCCATAACTATTAGGATCGTG ATACATTTCCACACAAAATCTCTGTCACAGAGTACAGAAGAAATGTCATCTGCAGTTTATCTGCAAGTCAGCATTCTTAGTCAGGCATTGATATTTGTTACCCGTAGCCGCCGCAGCTGGTCATTCAGCGAGAGGCCTGGAACCTTATTGATTTGTGCTTTTATTGTTGCTCAACTG GTAGCTACTTTGATTGCAGTATATGCACATATTAGCTTTGCTCCAGTTAAAGGCATCGGATGGCGCTGGGCAGGTGTTATATGGTTATATAGTCTTGTCTTCTACGTTCCTCTTGATGTCATCAAGTTCACAATTAGCTATGCTTTGAGTGGAGAAGCATGGAACTTAGTTTTTGAAAGGAAG ACGGCTTTTACGTCAAAAGACTATGGGAAGAAAGAGAGGGAAGCCAGGTGGGTGGTTTCTCAAAGGAATCTGCAGGGCTTACTCAGGTCAAATTCTGATAAATATAGGGGGCCTTCTCCAATCGGCGTCGCCGAGCAAACCCGTCATCATGCTGAAATCACCAG GCCTGGAGAATTGCATAATCTTAGAGGTCATATAGAGTCAGTGGCAAGGCTCAAGAACTTGGATTCTGAGAAAATACAGAAATGTCACACAATTTGA
- the LOC140875095 gene encoding RING-H2 finger protein ATL3-like, protein MADSDSGAGNFSNSSVMELTGKIMVATIILLFFVVVFVFCLHLYAKWFWYRHQVNRTDTTRRRRRLDFSAGYHEAAAVAALRRGLDPSVLGTIPVSLFDPKEFKDGLECAVCLCEVAEGEKTRLLPKCNHGFHVECIDMWFQSHSTCPLCRNPVANPGQSSENSAADSTTLQVTAVENPPFSTETPNLPTNVLFWGDETQVSTFGPNSVEEDNQNPATNEPCSSSSSSLSSSNRSDGILVIDIPMQINEEEEQKSPLPTRLRSLRRLLSGGNRRTNPSSPRNFDLEQGVRGQS, encoded by the coding sequence ATGGCAGATTCTGACTCAGGGGCTGGGAACTTTAGTAACTCAAGTGTGATGGAGCTCACGGGAAAGATTATGGTGGCGACCATTATCCTCCTCTTTTTCGTTGTGGTTTTTGTCTTCTGCCTCCACCTCTACGCCAAATGGTTCTGGTACCGTCACCAAGTTAATCGCACAGACACCACCCGCCGCCGTCGCCGCCTCGACTTCTCCGCTGGCTACCACGAAGCAGCAGCTGTTGCCGCCTTGCGCCGCGGCCTCGATCCTTCGGTCCTCGGAACCATACCCGTCTCTCTGTTCGATCCCAAAGAGTTCAAAGACGGGCTAGAGTGTGCGGTGTGCCTCTGTGAGGTTGCCGAAGGTGAAAAAACCAGACTTCTGCCCAAATGCAATCATGGGTTCCATGTAGAATGCATTGACATGTGGTTTCAATCACATTCTACCTGTCCCCTCTGTCGTAACCCTGTTGCGAATCCTGGCCAATCCTCTGAGAATTCTGCCGCTGATTCAACAACACTACAAGTTACGGCAGTGGAGAATCCACCCTTTTCAACAGAAACTCCAAATTTGCCAACCAATGTTTTATTCTGGGGTGATGAAACTCAAGTCAGCACTTTTGGTCCCAATTCTGTGGAGGAAGATAATCAAAATCCTGCTACTAATGAGCCATGTAGCTCATCCTCATCGTCGTTATCTTCGAGTAATCGGTCGGATGGGATACTGGTCATCGATATTCCGATGCAGATTAATGAAGAGGAAGAACAGAAGTCACCATTGCCAACGAGACTCAGATCACTTAGAAGGCTCTTGAGTGGTGGCAATAGAAGAACCAATCCTTCTAGTCCTAGGAATTTTGACCTGGAGCAAGGAGTCCGAGGACAAAGTTAA